One window from the genome of Marinifilum sp. JC120 encodes:
- a CDS encoding chemotaxis signal transduction protein CheV → MSQTNILLESGTNELEIVEFYIDEVDNVHDGSTRRNYYGINVAKVVEIIRLPELTDMPDAANDAVLGAFDLRSEIIPLIDLSRRVGKNRIEDEAPKVIVTEFNKISTAFLVSGVTRIHRISWEQVEAPSRQVSSLTANSITGVVKLEGRIVFLLDLEKIVADLNPDMDLTDVPEADLVDKIEKRQLKALIADDSTMIRRMIGQMLEDAGFRVTRTHNGKAAWDKIVEWKAKAEAEGKTINDYLDIMVTDIEMPVMDGHNLTKRIKDDPELRHLPVLLCSSIITDTLFHKGESVGADDQISKAEINQLAERVFKLIEKFGNK, encoded by the coding sequence ATGTCCCAAACGAATATTCTACTTGAATCAGGCACCAATGAGCTTGAAATAGTTGAATTTTATATTGACGAAGTTGACAATGTACATGACGGTTCAACCCGCCGTAACTACTACGGCATCAACGTTGCCAAGGTCGTCGAAATCATTCGCTTACCTGAGTTGACCGATATGCCTGATGCAGCAAACGATGCTGTTCTGGGCGCATTCGATCTCAGGTCGGAAATTATCCCCCTCATCGATTTGAGCCGCAGAGTCGGTAAAAACAGGATCGAAGACGAAGCACCCAAGGTAATAGTCACTGAGTTTAACAAGATTTCCACTGCCTTCCTTGTTTCCGGCGTGACCAGAATCCACCGCATCAGCTGGGAGCAGGTAGAAGCACCGAGCAGACAGGTTTCCTCGCTGACCGCAAACTCCATCACCGGAGTGGTCAAGCTTGAAGGACGTATTGTATTCCTGCTCGACCTTGAAAAAATCGTTGCCGACCTCAACCCGGACATGGATCTTACCGATGTGCCTGAAGCAGACTTGGTCGACAAGATCGAAAAACGTCAGCTCAAGGCCCTTATAGCCGACGACTCCACCATGATCCGTCGCATGATCGGCCAGATGCTCGAAGATGCCGGATTCCGGGTAACCAGAACCCATAATGGTAAGGCCGCCTGGGACAAGATTGTTGAATGGAAAGCAAAAGCTGAAGCCGAAGGCAAAACCATCAATGATTATCTGGACATTATGGTCACCGATATTGAAATGCCGGTCATGGACGGTCACAATCTGACCAAACGCATAAAGGATGACCCGGAATTGCGCCACCTCCCGGTACTACTCTGTTCCTCTATCATCACCGATACCCTCTTTCACAAAGGGGAATCCGTTGGTGCTGATGACCAGATTTCAAAAGCTGAAATCAACCAACTGGCCGAAAGAGTATTTAAGCTTATTGAAAAATTCGGCAACAAATAG
- a CDS encoding laccase domain-containing protein yields MAKISFIPFVFPGLDNVSVAFSTREGGSCKAPFNAGNISYDVGDDPYDVRANRTELAATLGVSHWHECIQIHGDVMHYDLEEGSPADSPSLEGDGLATTAAGHALVVKTADCQPIMIAHKNGDFVAGLHNGWRGNAINFPGKGVADICERYSCEPKDLLAVRGPSLSPAVAQFVNFESDFGPGFDDYFDKQSSTVDLWKLTIDQLVQAGLARRNIHSLDLCTYSMVDSFFSYRREKQTGRQCSLIWIK; encoded by the coding sequence ATGGCAAAGATAAGTTTTATACCGTTTGTTTTTCCGGGGCTGGATAATGTTTCGGTTGCTTTTAGTACCAGAGAAGGCGGCAGCTGCAAGGCTCCATTCAATGCAGGCAATATCTCTTACGATGTTGGGGATGATCCGTATGATGTACGTGCCAACCGTACAGAGCTGGCTGCTACCCTTGGTGTTTCCCATTGGCATGAATGCATTCAGATCCATGGGGATGTGATGCATTATGATCTTGAGGAAGGTTCCCCGGCAGATTCTCCCAGTCTTGAAGGAGACGGTCTGGCCACCACTGCAGCGGGGCATGCCCTTGTGGTTAAGACCGCTGATTGTCAGCCAATTATGATCGCTCATAAAAATGGTGATTTTGTGGCCGGCCTGCATAACGGCTGGCGGGGAAATGCAATTAATTTTCCTGGAAAAGGTGTTGCGGATATCTGTGAACGTTACAGCTGCGAGCCTAAAGACCTTCTGGCGGTGCGTGGTCCCAGTCTTAGTCCTGCTGTGGCTCAGTTTGTCAATTTTGAATCTGATTTCGGTCCGGGATTTGATGATTATTTTGATAAGCAATCCAGTACGGTTGATCTCTGGAAACTGACTATTGACCAGTTAGTACAAGCAGGTCTGGCCCGGCGTAATATCCATTCCCTTGATCTATGTACTTATTCCATGGTTGATAGTTTTTTTTCCTACCGTCGCGAAAAGCAGACCGGGCGGCAGTGTTCTTTGATTTGGATTAAATAA